One Streptomyces sp. NBC_01237 genomic region harbors:
- a CDS encoding MerR family transcriptional regulator codes for MYPSFVPPRQVKIGDAAAFVGTTPRAIRHYHEIGLLPEPVRGGDDRRRYGYEDMIRLLWIRRAADAGIALDDIRDAFADADTASAGADSKDGDDGIASILERLEETLVAQEAELRRQRTAVQRMRTEGSRMGLLSDFVTSRLKSLPEGSLRQTDLDSLLVTERIFGPLGAAVQASRFIALATHPELREDSDRIDAAEEALDDTIAVDDPRVARVAAERHAFEKALHAVIEDSGLAESDDAIFGSWDALHPATATADKGGGEAGKSAGKGEGAMSAFEATGKMPYNFSPARLRCMELAGELPAHESPAS; via the coding sequence ATGTATCCGTCCTTCGTCCCGCCGCGCCAGGTCAAGATCGGTGACGCGGCGGCCTTTGTCGGCACCACACCGCGGGCGATCCGTCACTACCACGAGATCGGCCTGCTCCCCGAGCCCGTGCGGGGTGGCGACGACCGCCGCCGCTACGGCTACGAAGACATGATCCGGCTGCTGTGGATCCGCAGGGCGGCCGATGCCGGGATCGCCCTGGACGACATCCGTGACGCCTTCGCCGACGCCGACACGGCTTCCGCCGGTGCCGACAGCAAGGACGGCGACGACGGCATCGCGAGCATCCTGGAACGGCTGGAGGAGACCCTCGTCGCCCAGGAAGCGGAACTGCGGCGGCAGCGGACTGCCGTGCAGCGCATGCGTACCGAGGGCAGCAGGATGGGTTTGCTCTCCGACTTCGTCACCAGCCGCCTCAAGAGCCTGCCCGAAGGCTCCTTGCGCCAGACGGACCTGGACAGCCTGCTGGTCACCGAGCGGATCTTCGGCCCGCTCGGTGCTGCCGTCCAGGCCTCCCGTTTCATCGCCCTGGCCACTCACCCGGAACTGCGGGAGGACTCCGACCGTATTGATGCCGCCGAGGAGGCACTCGATGACACGATCGCTGTCGATGACCCCCGTGTGGCCCGGGTGGCTGCCGAACGGCACGCCTTCGAAAAGGCACTGCACGCCGTTATCGAGGATTCCGGCCTGGCGGAGAGCGACGACGCGATTTTCGGCTCCTGGGACGCGTTGCACCCCGCTACCGCTACCGCTGACAAGGGTGGGGGCGAGGCAGGCAAAAGCGCCGGCAAGGGGGAGGGGGCCATGAGCGCATTCGAGGCCACGGGAAAGATGCCCTACAACTTCTCCCCGGCCCGTCTGCGCTGTATGGAGTTGGCCGGAGAACTCCCCGCCCACGAATCACCCGCTTCCTGA
- a CDS encoding FKBP-type peptidyl-prolyl cis-trans isomerase — protein MSELTKPEIDLPEGDAPTELTFRDLVVGDGLEAKPGRVVQVHYVGVTFESGKEFDASWDRGKTFKFAVGGGKVIKGWDRGVRGMKVGGRREIIVPPRLGYGKQSPSPLIPAGSTLVFVVDLISVAV, from the coding sequence ATGAGTGAACTGACGAAGCCCGAGATCGACCTTCCGGAGGGTGACGCTCCCACCGAGCTGACCTTCCGCGACCTCGTCGTCGGGGACGGGCTTGAAGCGAAGCCTGGCAGGGTTGTCCAGGTTCACTACGTCGGGGTCACCTTCGAGTCCGGCAAGGAATTCGACGCCTCCTGGGACCGGGGCAAGACGTTCAAGTTCGCCGTGGGCGGTGGCAAGGTCATCAAGGGCTGGGACCGCGGGGTCAGAGGGATGAAGGTCGGCGGCCGGCGCGAGATCATCGTTCCCCCGCGCCTCGGCTACGGCAAGCAGTCACCCTCGCCGTTGATCCCGGCGGGCTCGACACTCGTCTTCGTGGTGGACCTGATCTCCGTCGCAGTCTGA
- a CDS encoding NADP-dependent oxidoreductase — translation MFAVQYHCYGGSEVLGVEEVEEPHAGHGQVRIAVRATGVTPADHYLRSGMLRDIATVEFPHIPGMDAAGIVDEVGEGVTGAAVGDAVFGLVPFVDQGGAAAQYAVLEAWASKPRSWSFEEAGGAAGNIDSATRVLEALEVAEGMTLLIDGAAGGVGTIAAQLAQARGLTVIGTASEGNHGFLAQLGVVPVTYGAGLADRLAPLAPLGVDVVLDAAGKGSLAELVAIVGDPHHVVTIADFDAARHGVRFSRSEAGESPGWAGLPLAADLADQGRLTVPLHAVFPLKEAARAHDASATGHARGKIVITVP, via the coding sequence GTGTTCGCTGTGCAATACCACTGCTATGGCGGTTCCGAGGTCCTTGGTGTCGAGGAGGTCGAAGAGCCGCACGCGGGACACGGTCAGGTCCGCATCGCGGTGCGTGCCACCGGCGTCACCCCTGCCGACCATTACCTGCGCTCAGGGATGCTGCGGGACATCGCCACCGTGGAGTTCCCCCATATACCCGGCATGGATGCCGCGGGAATCGTCGACGAGGTGGGAGAGGGGGTGACCGGGGCCGCCGTGGGAGACGCGGTCTTCGGCCTCGTTCCCTTCGTGGATCAGGGGGGCGCCGCGGCCCAGTACGCGGTGCTGGAGGCATGGGCGTCCAAGCCTCGGTCATGGTCCTTCGAGGAAGCGGGTGGCGCTGCGGGCAATATCGACTCGGCCACACGCGTACTGGAGGCGCTGGAAGTCGCCGAAGGCATGACCTTGTTGATCGATGGTGCCGCCGGTGGCGTCGGCACCATCGCCGCGCAACTCGCCCAGGCCCGCGGTCTCACCGTGATCGGCACCGCGAGCGAAGGCAACCACGGCTTCCTCGCCCAGCTCGGCGTCGTACCGGTCACCTACGGGGCGGGGCTGGCCGATCGCCTCGCCCCACTGGCTCCGCTCGGTGTCGATGTGGTTCTGGACGCGGCTGGTAAGGGCTCTCTCGCCGAACTGGTGGCCATCGTCGGAGACCCGCACCACGTGGTGACCATCGCGGACTTCGACGCCGCCCGGCACGGAGTGCGGTTCTCCCGCTCCGAAGCGGGAGAGTCGCCGGGCTGGGCAGGTCTACCGCTGGCGGCCGACCTCGCCGACCAGGGCCGCCTCACGGTCCCGCTGCACGCCGTGTTCCCGCTGAAGGAGGCTGCCAGAGCTCATGACGCCAGCGCCACGGGCCACGCGCGCGGCAAGATCGTCATCACCGTGCCCTGA
- a CDS encoding TetR/AcrR family transcriptional regulator: MPAQPSRNPPPSASGAPASGQRADARLNRTRLLQAAREAYALDGTDVPSSTIARRAGVGAATLYRHFPTRGSLIAAAFSEQLGQCVATLDEALQDDDPWHGLRNVLTKVCMMQAQDRGFSAAFLSQFPDAPDVHRERARAETSLAQLVQRAKDTGQLRKDFDPSDVTLLLLANNGVVRESPAASMAASRRLLAYFLQSCLPTDGTPLPEPAPLRLDDLYRPPRRTA, encoded by the coding sequence ATGCCTGCTCAACCGTCTCGGAACCCGCCCCCCTCCGCATCCGGCGCCCCCGCCTCGGGGCAGAGAGCCGACGCCCGGCTCAACCGCACCCGGCTCCTCCAGGCCGCCCGCGAGGCGTACGCCCTCGACGGCACCGACGTACCTTCCAGCACAATCGCCCGCAGAGCGGGCGTGGGTGCCGCCACCCTCTACCGGCATTTCCCGACACGCGGCTCGCTGATCGCCGCCGCGTTCTCCGAACAACTCGGCCAGTGCGTCGCCACTCTCGACGAGGCTCTTCAGGACGACGATCCCTGGCACGGACTTCGCAACGTCCTCACCAAGGTGTGCATGATGCAGGCCCAGGACCGCGGGTTCAGCGCCGCGTTCCTCTCCCAGTTTCCCGACGCGCCGGACGTCCATCGTGAGCGTGCCCGCGCCGAGACATCCCTCGCCCAGCTGGTACAGCGCGCGAAGGACACCGGGCAGCTGCGCAAGGACTTCGACCCCAGCGATGTCACCCTGTTGCTCCTGGCCAACAACGGCGTCGTGCGAGAGTCCCCGGCGGCCTCCATGGCCGCATCCCGTCGCCTGCTCGCCTACTTCCTCCAGTCCTGCCTGCCGACGGACGGCACACCCCTGCCCGAGCCCGCGCCACTCCGCCTGGACGACCTCTACAGACCACCGCGTCGAACGGCGTGA
- a CDS encoding HAAS signaling domain-containing protein translates to MKTSADPVRDYLSAVEREASALPADRRQELLADLAEHIEVTRAERPDAAIGEVLAELGDPRTIAATALAEAGNGAAGAPARSGVGIPARRGKVHPLVPLLMLTLSLPFMMVFPDLPGPLFGVLLRVTGAVLLCTSVHWVAVQKTTGVLLAAVLPSAVIATWNLSSGGPAGDTPALVANLAMLAVLAGTATWLWRVRRA, encoded by the coding sequence ATGAAGACCTCTGCCGACCCCGTACGCGACTACCTCTCCGCTGTCGAGCGCGAGGCCTCCGCGCTCCCCGCCGACCGTCGCCAGGAACTCCTCGCCGACCTCGCCGAACACATCGAGGTGACGCGCGCCGAGCGCCCCGATGCCGCGATCGGCGAGGTCCTGGCGGAGCTGGGGGACCCCCGCACGATCGCGGCGACGGCACTGGCGGAGGCGGGGAACGGGGCCGCCGGAGCCCCGGCCCGGAGCGGTGTCGGCATACCCGCCCGGCGTGGCAAGGTGCACCCCCTGGTCCCGCTCCTGATGCTCACGCTGTCGCTGCCCTTCATGATGGTCTTCCCCGACCTCCCCGGGCCGCTGTTCGGCGTCCTGTTGCGCGTCACCGGCGCGGTGCTGCTCTGCACCTCGGTGCACTGGGTCGCCGTCCAGAAGACCACCGGCGTTCTGCTTGCCGCCGTCCTGCCGAGTGCCGTCATCGCCACCTGGAACCTGTCCAGCGGCGGCCCGGCGGGCGACACCCCGGCCCTCGTGGCCAACCTGGCGATGCTCGCCGTGCTGGCCGGCACGGCAACATGGCTCTGGCGGGTCCGCCGCGCCTGA